TTTTGCCAAAAGGTATAAAAGAATCTTTAGCCTTTGCGGTTGCTATTCATCATACAGACCGGGGTCTTCTTGGAGACAACATTGAAAGACCAGATGTTCAGGCAATACTTGATGGCATAGTTAAGAATGACGGGAGTATTGATTGGCACAAAGGAGTAGATGATTTAGATAAAGAATACTTTCCAGATGGAGCAAGAGAGCTTACGATTAATGATTTAAGAGAAATGGCAAGAGGATTAAGGGTCTGGGCAAGAGGATGCGATTTATTTGAACAACACCGAAGAAGACTCCAAGTTGCATTAGCCCATCACATACTAAAACTTTGCGATATCTCTGCTGCAGTAGAGCGAAAAGAGTATCAAAAAGGAGATGAAAATAAAGAAGTCTATTTTGGTGGATGGCTTATGTCTAGTAATATAAAAAGTTATGTGGAGAACGTTTATAATCGTATGCAACAATTAAAAAGGTTAAAAACATAGAAAATGGCAAATTAAATAACAAATGATTAACTTATACACTCCTGCAACAGGATTTCCGGATTTAGAAGTTAAAATAGCTTATGGACTTGCGAGGGTCGGGATTGAGGCGTTTGGGATAAATAGAGTAAAAATAATTCCTGAAAAAGGATTTTATTTGGTTTTAATAGATGGAAATATCCCAAAACTCAATGATACTTTTCATAAAATTTCAGCAAGAGTTTTGAGTTCTGATTTTATTCCCCG
Above is a genomic segment from Thermodesulfobacterium commune DSM 2178 containing:
- a CDS encoding CRISPR-associated endonuclease Cas3'' — its product is MVVLLFSAPEEEYLKHIKRCEEKFEILFSIFSHTVRRILNSSFSEDELRQYFLKMIRFHDLGKLTKKWQENIGKDKNKKLPSHAPIGAAYLWKVLPKGIKESLAFAVAIHHTDRGLLGDNIERPDVQAILDGIVKNDGSIDWHKGVDDLDKEYFPDGARELTINDLREMARGLRVWARGCDLFEQHRRRLQVALAHHILKLCDISAAVERKEYQKGDENKEVYFGGWLMSSNIKSYVENVYNRMQQLKRLKT